The following proteins are co-located in the Siansivirga zeaxanthinifaciens CC-SAMT-1 genome:
- a CDS encoding N-acetylornithine carbamoyltransferase: MKHYTSIHDIDDINSWIEEAKTLKKNPLKFKKLGKHKTLGLLFFNSSLRTRLSTQKAALNLGMDPIVMNVSGDAWGIEFGDGTVMNGNTAEHIKEAAAVVSQYCDIIAVRAFPTLTDKVKDESEQVLTAFKKYASVPVVNMESATGHPLQALTDAITISENTTKAKPKVVLSWAPHVKALPHAVANSFVQAMQKMDVDFVITNPEGYNLSPNIVGNTPVNHNQEDAFKDADFVYVKNWSSYEDYGKVKNTDPNWMITKDKLGAAKFMHCLPVRRNVIVEDAVLDSDSSLVIEQANNRTYAAQLVLKKILENG; the protein is encoded by the coding sequence ATGAAACATTATACCTCCATACACGATATAGATGATATCAATTCTTGGATTGAGGAAGCAAAAACATTAAAGAAAAATCCGCTTAAATTTAAAAAGTTAGGAAAACATAAAACACTAGGGTTATTATTTTTTAATTCGAGTTTACGAACCCGTTTAAGCACACAAAAAGCGGCTTTAAATTTAGGAATGGATCCTATTGTAATGAATGTTTCGGGAGATGCCTGGGGTATCGAATTTGGTGATGGTACGGTTATGAATGGCAACACCGCCGAGCACATTAAAGAAGCTGCCGCAGTGGTATCTCAATATTGCGATATTATTGCCGTTAGAGCATTTCCAACCTTAACCGATAAAGTAAAAGACGAAAGCGAGCAGGTTTTAACAGCCTTTAAAAAATATGCTTCGGTACCAGTTGTAAATATGGAAAGCGCTACGGGGCATCCTTTACAAGCGCTTACCGATGCCATTACCATTTCAGAAAACACAACAAAAGCAAAGCCAAAAGTTGTTTTAAGTTGGGCACCACATGTTAAAGCATTGCCACATGCCGTTGCCAATAGTTTTGTGCAAGCTATGCAGAAAATGGATGTCGATTTTGTTATTACAAATCCCGAAGGTTATAATTTAAGTCCTAATATTGTTGGAAACACGCCTGTTAACCATAATCAGGAAGACGCTTTTAAAGACGCCGATTTTGTTTATGTTAAGAACTGGAGTTCGTACGAAGATTACGGAAAAGTAAAAAACACAGACCCTAATTGGATGATAACTAAAGATAAATTGGGCGCTGCAAAATTTATGCATTGTTTACCAGTGCGCCGTAATGTTATTGTTGAAGATGCTGTTTTAGACAGCGATAGTTCTCTGGTAATAGAACAAGCCAATAACCGAACATATGCAGCACAATTGGTGCTAAAAAAAATATTAGAAAATGGCTAA
- the argB gene encoding acetylglutamate kinase: MAKEKLSIVKIGGNIIEDESALLAFLELFSNLEGKKILVHGGGKRATHIASKLGIESKMVQGRRITDAETLEVITMVYGGLVNKNVVAKLQALNTNAIGLTGADINSITSVKRPVKEVDFGFVGDVKSVAHQSVNKLIEADFTPVFCAITHDGKGQLLNTNADTITSQLAIGMSALYETSIYYCFELNGVLKDINDKNSVIKHIDSNLYKDLLEKGIIADGMLPKLENCFDALNHGVSTINMGNTAMLTKENDNFTRITL, from the coding sequence ATGGCTAAAGAAAAACTATCCATAGTTAAAATAGGAGGTAATATTATTGAAGATGAAAGCGCCCTTTTAGCTTTTCTCGAATTATTTTCTAATTTAGAAGGAAAGAAAATTTTAGTACATGGTGGTGGTAAACGCGCTACCCATATCGCTTCAAAATTAGGTATTGAGTCTAAAATGGTTCAGGGGCGTCGTATTACCGATGCCGAAACCTTAGAAGTTATAACCATGGTTTATGGCGGCCTAGTAAATAAAAATGTAGTAGCTAAATTGCAGGCTCTAAACACCAATGCCATTGGTTTAACAGGTGCCGATATTAACAGTATAACCTCTGTAAAACGTCCAGTAAAAGAGGTTGATTTCGGTTTTGTGGGCGATGTAAAAAGTGTAGCTCATCAATCGGTAAATAAATTAATAGAAGCCGATTTCACACCCGTTTTTTGTGCCATAACCCACGATGGTAAAGGGCAACTTTTAAATACCAATGCCGACACCATTACCTCTCAACTAGCAATTGGTATGAGTGCTTTGTATGAAACATCTATTTACTACTGTTTCGAATTAAACGGTGTTTTAAAAGATATTAACGATAAGAATTCGGTTATAAAACACATCGATTCTAATTTATACAAAGATTTACTTGAAAAAGGCATCATCGCCGATGGTATGCTGCCTAAACTAGAAAATTGTTTCGATGCTTTAAATCATGGAGTTTCAACAATAAACATGGGAAATACAGCCATGTTAACCAAAGAAAATGATAATTTTACAAGAATAACGCTTTAA
- a CDS encoding M20 family metallo-hydrolase: protein MNQQELTNDAISLLKQLIETQSFSSEEHETALHIEAWFKHYQIDYKRTQNNVWAINKYFDESKPTLLLNSHHDTVKPNSAYTKDPFKAIVEDGKLYGLGSNDAGGCLVSLIATFTYFYNQKNLKYNLVMVASAEEESSGPNGLNSMLPIIPKVDVAIVGEPTLMNLAIAEKGLVVFDAVVEGTPSHAAHPNNNNAIYNTIEVLQWFKDFKFERSSEALGDVKLTVTQIHAGSQHNVVPADVNLVIDVRVNDAYTNAEIADILQKEAPCTRIVPRSLRLNSSSIPVDHALVKAGIAMGRTTYGSPTLSDQAVLSCPSLKLGPGDSTRSHSADEFIYLNEIEEGIKIYIELLNRVIV, encoded by the coding sequence ATGAACCAACAAGAATTAACAAACGATGCCATATCGTTATTAAAACAGTTGATAGAAACACAATCTTTTTCATCGGAAGAGCATGAAACTGCATTGCATATCGAAGCTTGGTTCAAACACTATCAAATCGATTACAAACGCACCCAAAATAATGTTTGGGCTATTAATAAATATTTCGACGAAAGTAAACCAACCTTACTTTTAAACTCGCACCACGACACAGTAAAACCCAACAGTGCCTATACAAAAGATCCTTTTAAGGCAATTGTAGAAGATGGTAAATTATATGGTTTAGGCAGTAACGATGCTGGCGGTTGTTTGGTGTCTTTAATAGCTACCTTCACCTATTTTTACAATCAAAAAAATTTAAAATATAATTTGGTTATGGTCGCTTCCGCGGAAGAGGAAAGCAGTGGTCCAAACGGACTTAACAGCATGTTACCAATCATTCCAAAAGTTGATGTAGCCATTGTTGGAGAACCCACTTTAATGAATCTGGCCATCGCCGAAAAAGGCTTAGTGGTTTTTGATGCAGTTGTAGAAGGGACTCCAAGTCATGCCGCTCACCCCAATAATAACAACGCTATTTACAACACGATAGAAGTTTTACAATGGTTTAAGGATTTTAAATTTGAAAGAAGTTCTGAAGCTTTGGGTGATGTTAAACTAACGGTAACACAAATTCATGCAGGCTCACAACACAACGTTGTGCCGGCCGATGTGAATTTAGTAATTGATGTACGCGTAAATGATGCTTACACCAATGCCGAAATAGCAGATATTTTACAAAAAGAAGCGCCTTGTACACGTATTGTACCTCGTAGTTTACGATTAAATTCTTCATCAATTCCTGTAGATCATGCATTAGTAAAAGCGGGAATTGCCATGGGAAGAACCACTTATGGCTCGCCAACACTATCAGATCAAGCTGTGCTTTCTTGTCCGTCTTTAAAATTAGGGCCAGGCGATAGTACGCGTTCGCATTCGGCAGATGAATTTATTTATTTAAACGAAATAGAAGAAGGCATAAAAATTTACATTGAATTGTTGAATCGGGTAATCGTTTAA
- the argH gene encoding argininosuccinate lyase, with amino-acid sequence MKLWDKGISIDKKIEQFTVGNDREIDIHIAKYDVIASKAHAKMLHEIGILSTIELEQLLGGLEILANEIESGAFVIDAQFEDVHSKIEYELTATLGDVGKKIHTARSRNDQVLVALHLYYKENLKLVKSKTETLFHTLLNQAETYKDKVLPGYTHLQVAMPSSFGLWFSAYAELMIDDVYLLNAALKTVDQNPLGSAAGYGSSFPIDREFTTKEMDFATLKYNVVAAQMGRGKNERTIAAALGGLSNTMARFAMDVCLYMSQNFGFISFPDELTTGSSIMPHKKNPDVFELIRGKCNKIQALQSEMILITNNLPSGYHRDFQLLKENMIAAFEEIKDILDIFNYSIQQIIVKDIDIHSDLYKYLFTVDNINTLVVEGQSFREAYQKIGGQVQDGSYVPDTSKKHTHVGSIHNLCLDKIKAKFPK; translated from the coding sequence ATGAAACTCTGGGATAAAGGCATATCAATCGATAAAAAAATAGAACAATTTACCGTAGGTAACGATAGAGAAATCGATATTCATATTGCTAAGTACGACGTTATAGCATCGAAAGCACATGCGAAAATGCTTCATGAAATTGGCATTTTGTCTACCATTGAATTAGAACAATTACTTGGCGGACTCGAAATTTTGGCAAATGAAATTGAATCGGGTGCGTTTGTTATCGATGCTCAGTTTGAAGATGTACATTCTAAAATAGAATACGAATTAACAGCAACTTTAGGTGATGTTGGTAAAAAGATACATACGGCGCGTTCAAGAAACGATCAAGTTTTAGTGGCGCTTCATTTGTATTATAAAGAAAATTTAAAGCTTGTTAAGTCTAAAACCGAAACCTTATTCCATACGCTTTTAAATCAGGCCGAAACTTATAAAGATAAGGTTTTACCGGGTTATACACATTTACAAGTGGCCATGCCATCATCTTTTGGTTTATGGTTTTCTGCTTATGCCGAGTTAATGATTGATGATGTGTATTTATTAAATGCTGCTTTAAAAACGGTCGATCAAAATCCGTTAGGTTCTGCTGCAGGTTACGGAAGTTCTTTCCCTATAGACAGAGAATTTACAACCAAAGAAATGGATTTCGCAACCTTAAAATATAATGTGGTTGCAGCTCAAATGGGACGCGGTAAAAACGAACGCACTATTGCCGCTGCTTTAGGTGGTTTAAGCAATACTATGGCGCGTTTTGCCATGGATGTATGTTTGTATATGAGTCAGAATTTTGGTTTTATTTCCTTTCCAGATGAGTTAACCACAGGCAGTAGTATTATGCCTCATAAAAAGAATCCCGATGTGTTTGAATTAATTCGAGGAAAATGCAATAAAATACAAGCGTTGCAAAGCGAAATGATTTTAATAACGAATAACCTTCCGAGTGGATACCACAGAGATTTTCAGTTGTTAAAAGAAAATATGATAGCTGCTTTCGAAGAGATTAAAGATATATTAGATATTTTTAATTATTCCATTCAGCAAATCATTGTAAAAGATATTGATATTCACAGCGATTTATATAAATACCTGTTTACAGTAGATAATATTAATACCTTGGTTGTTGAAGGACAATCATTTAGGGAGGCTTACCAAAAAATTGGCGGACAAGTTCAAGACGGTTCTTATGTGCCTGATACTTCAAAAAAACATACCCACGTTGGAAGTATTCACAATTTGTGTTTAGATAAAATTAAGGCTAAGTTTCCTAAATAG
- a CDS encoding acyltransferase family protein — protein sequence MKNNKTEFLNYIHSFRGLAILLILFGHAMVAAFIGAKGSFDDSHPLLMVSEVFYHDSTLYFALISGILFSRVLKKRGYRRFYKSKVKNIILPYIFISVVFTLLKNKFNTGILDGIWGFTKTIFENLIYGKANFVLWYIPVLIFLYLTTPLLDYLSDKQPVKKGLYVIIILLPLVVSRVPIDLDYSLHLPTMIYFTGAYALGIYLGKDLEYGFKQIAVFKTYIIIVAVLSTLVLFYFYMNNLNLVGSVSLKESVFYIQKTTFALLIMLFFKNKLNRPLRSLNGVARDSFSIYFLHGYILYASLPLFKFILNITEITPLNIIITTAVLIVYTLVVCRFIIWVFKRVFGKKSRVLIGA from the coding sequence ATGAAAAATAATAAAACCGAGTTTTTAAATTATATTCATAGTTTTAGAGGATTAGCCATTTTATTAATTTTGTTTGGCCACGCCATGGTTGCCGCATTTATTGGCGCGAAAGGTAGTTTCGACGATTCTCATCCTTTACTTATGGTAAGTGAAGTGTTTTATCATGATAGTACACTTTATTTTGCATTAATTTCAGGTATTTTATTTTCCAGGGTTTTAAAAAAACGAGGCTATCGCAGGTTTTACAAGAGTAAGGTTAAGAATATTATTTTGCCTTATATATTTATATCGGTCGTTTTCACCTTGCTCAAAAACAAATTTAATACCGGAATTTTAGATGGTATCTGGGGTTTTACAAAAACGATTTTTGAAAATCTTATTTATGGTAAAGCTAATTTTGTTTTATGGTATATACCTGTTTTAATTTTTCTTTATTTAACCACACCTTTACTAGATTATTTATCAGATAAACAACCTGTAAAAAAGGGTTTATATGTTATTATAATTTTATTGCCTCTTGTTGTTTCTCGAGTTCCAATAGATTTAGACTATAGTTTGCATTTACCAACGATGATTTATTTTACGGGTGCTTATGCATTAGGTATATACCTAGGTAAAGATTTAGAATATGGGTTTAAACAGATAGCAGTTTTCAAGACGTATATAATTATAGTCGCTGTGTTAAGTACTCTAGTTTTATTTTATTTTTATATGAACAATTTGAATTTAGTTGGTTCTGTTTCATTAAAAGAGTCGGTTTTCTACATTCAAAAAACAACTTTTGCGCTTTTAATCATGTTGTTTTTTAAAAATAAATTAAACCGCCCTTTGCGCAGTTTAAATGGTGTTGCCAGAGATTCTTTTTCTATTTATTTTTTACATGGTTATATTTTGTATGCATCCTTGCCCTTATTCAAGTTTATTTTGAATATCACCGAAATAACGCCGCTAAATATTATTATAACAACAGCTGTTTTAATTGTGTACACTCTGGTGGTTTGTAGATTTATTATTTGGGTATTTAAAAGAGTTTTTGGCAAAAAATCCAGAGTTTTAATTGGAGCCTAA
- a CDS encoding bile acid:sodium symporter family protein, with product MKVKIDKFVIAIILTIGFAYFFPFWGTPNSNVPINTISTIGIFLIFFFYGLKLSPNKLKAGLKNWKLHILVQLATFLIFPLIVIVFKPLFSSESGTLIWLAFFFIAALPSTVSSSVVMVSIAKGNIPAAIFNASISGIIGVVITPLWMGLFLNNEQADFDFTSIYTKLIVQIILPVIFGVLLQRYFGAFAQKHSAKLTMFDKSIILLIIYKSFAESFYEGVFSSVSLLDLFGLLIAVISLFFVVYYLIGLVAKRLHFSLEDRITAQYCGTKKSLVHGTVFSKILFGNMLSLGIILLPLMLFHATQIVIVSFIASKLSKR from the coding sequence ATGAAAGTTAAAATAGATAAATTTGTTATAGCCATAATATTAACTATTGGTTTTGCCTATTTTTTTCCGTTTTGGGGAACACCTAACAGTAATGTGCCTATAAATACAATTAGCACGATAGGGATATTTTTAATTTTCTTTTTTTACGGATTAAAGCTCAGTCCGAATAAATTAAAAGCAGGTCTAAAAAACTGGAAACTTCATATTTTGGTTCAATTAGCAACCTTTTTAATTTTTCCATTAATTGTAATTGTTTTTAAGCCTTTATTTTCCTCTGAAAGTGGTACATTAATTTGGCTTGCTTTCTTTTTTATAGCGGCATTACCATCAACGGTATCATCGTCGGTAGTTATGGTTTCTATAGCCAAAGGAAACATACCGGCAGCTATTTTTAACGCGAGTATTTCAGGGATTATAGGAGTTGTAATTACGCCGCTGTGGATGGGTTTGTTTTTAAATAATGAGCAAGCAGATTTCGATTTTACAAGTATTTATACCAAGCTTATTGTTCAAATTATATTACCCGTAATTTTTGGGGTTTTGCTTCAACGCTATTTTGGTGCTTTTGCTCAAAAACACAGTGCTAAACTTACCATGTTTGATAAATCGATTATCTTACTTATCATTTATAAAAGTTTTGCAGAGTCTTTTTACGAAGGCGTTTTTTCTAGCGTTTCATTACTGGATTTATTCGGATTGTTAATAGCCGTTATTAGTTTGTTTTTTGTGGTTTATTATTTAATTGGACTTGTTGCAAAGCGTTTACATTTTAGTTTAGAAGATCGAATAACCGCTCAGTATTGCGGAACCAAAAAATCTTTAGTACATGGCACCGTTTTTTCTAAAATCCTTTTTGGAAATATGCTGTCTCTGGGGATTATCTTATTGCCTTTGATGCTTTTTCATGCCACGCAAATAGTAATTGTAAGTTTTATAGCCAGTAAATTGTCAAAACGTTGA